The genomic stretch CACCTGGTCATCCGGCCAGTCGAAGGAATCGGCACCAAAGAGCCGTTCGCCAGGTGCCAGCGAAAGCCCCATGGCGATGAAGAAGCGCCCCTCGAAGGTGCCGATCTCGGCGGCCCCGCCGGTGATGCCCGCGGCGGCCTGGGCCGCCATGAGATGCGCCACCACCCGCGCCGCGAAGCGGGAGGACATGCCGCGGATGCGCGCATAATCCCTATCGAGATAGGATTCGAGCCTGGGCGAAAGCATCACGCACCCCCTGCGCCGTCCTGGATGATCCAGCCGGCGCGCGCCTTTCAGCCACAGCCATGCCGGAAAGGCAAAGCGACGGCGGGAAGAAGCTGCTGAAGAACCATCGCGATGGGATCGAGGGGCCAGCCCCTCGAGCCCCCGGCAGGAAACTCGTTTCCTGCACCTTCATCCGTGGATCTGACACATCGAAGATCCAGGGAACCGGGCTTCTTGGTGGGGTTGGCCGCAAAGCGGAGACAACGCGAGAGGGCAATGCCCTCTCGCTATCTGGCCATGTCCGGCCGCCGGCTAACGTGCGGGCCGAGCTTCCAGCCCCATCCGCCGCGCGATGACCTGCAGCATCACCTCATCGGCACCCCCGCCGATGGAGCCCAGGCGATAATCCCGATAGGCGCGGCTGACCCAGCTTTCCCAGGCGTAGCCCATGCCGCCCATGAATTGCATGCACCAATCCGCCACCTCGCGGGAGAGACGGCCGGCCTTGAGCTTGGCCATGCTGGCCAGTTCCGTCACATCCTGGCCGGCCACGTAAAGCTCCGTCGCGCGATAGGTGAGTGCCCGGAGCGCCTCGATCTCGGTCTTGAGCTCGGCCAGCTTGAACTGGATGAACTGGTTGTCGAGCAAGGGTTTGCCGAAAGCCTCCCGGCCCCGCAGATAGGCTGCGACATGCTCGATGAGCTGCCCCATGGCCAGGCGGCGGGCGGCGGCATTCAGCCGCTCCTCCTGGAACTGCTTCATCTGGTAGGTGAAGCCGCGCCCCTCCTCGCCGATGCGGTTGCGCGCGGGCACCCGCACCTCATCGAGAAAGAGCTGCGCCGTATCGCTGCACCACATGCCGAATTTGCGGATCTTCTGGCGCGTGACGCCGGGCACATCGCGCCCGCCGGGGCCTTCGCGCAGCGGCAGGATGATCAGGCTCTTGTTCCGATGCGGCGGACCGTCGGAGGTATTGGCCAGGAGGCAGACCCAATCCGCCTCCATCCCATTGGTGATCCACATCTTGCCGCCGGAAATCACGTAGTCATCGCCATCCCGCCGCGCCGTGGTGCGGATGCTGGCGACATCCGAGCCCGCTCCCGCCTCGGACACACCGATGGCCACCACATGCTCGCCCGCGATGGCGGGCGCCAGGTAGTCGCGGCGCAGTTCATCGCTGCCGAATTCCGCCAGCGCAGGGGTCGCCATGTCGCTCTGCACCGAAAGCGCCATGCCGACACCTTGCGCCTGCATGGTGCCCAGCGCCTCACCCGCCGCGACCGACCAGGTGAAATCAAGGCCCGAGCCACCGAAGGCCGCGGGCTTGGTGATGCCGAACAAGCCAAGCTTGCCGGCCTTGCGGAACAACTCGCGCGAGGGGAAGGCCTCGGCCGCCTCCCAGTCCTCGACATGGGGGTCAATCTCCTCGGCCACGAAGCGGCGGATGCTGTCCATCCAGGCCTCGTGCTCGGCCGAGTAGATCACGCGGAGAATTCGGCCGTGACGCGCGCGAAGGCCTGATCCAGCCAGGGCAGCAGCGCCGCCACATCGGCTTGCTCCACCGTGGCGCCACACCAGATGCGCAGTCCGGGCGGCGCGTCCCGATAGCTCGCCGCATCCAGCGCCACGCCCTCGGCTTCCAGGATGGCGCTGAGCCGTGCCGCCGCCTTGGCCTGCGCCGCATGATCCAGCGCCGTGAACCAGGGTGCCACGATCCGCAGGCAGACACTGGTGCAGGAGCGCGTGGCCGGCACCTCCGCCAGGAACCGCGCCCAATCGCTCTGCGCCACCCAGCCGGCGATGGTGGCCAGATTGCCCTCGGTGCGCGCGATCAACCCCTTCAGCCCGCCGATGCCTTCCGCCCAGCGCAACCCATCCAGCGCATCCTCGACGCAGAGCATCGAGGGCGTGTTGATCGTATCGCCCTTGAAGATGCCCTCGATCAGCTTGCCCCCCTTGGTCAGGCGGAAAATCTTGGGCAGCGGCCAGGCCGGCTTATGGGCTTCCAGCCGAGCCACGGCCCGCGGCGAGAGGGCCAGCATGCCATGCGCCGCCTCGCCCCCCAGCACCTTCTGCCAGGACCAGGTGACCACATCGAGCTTGGGCCAGGGAAGTTCCATGGCAAAGGCGGCCGAGGTCGCGTCGCAGATCGTCAGCCCCTGCCGCCCATCGCTGATCCAGTCGCCATCGGTGAGGCGCACGCCGCTGGTGGTGCCGTTCCAGACAAAGACGCAATCCCGCGCCGGGTCCACCGCCGAAAGCTCCGGCAGCTTCCCGTAATCGGCGCGCAGCAGCCGCACATCGGGCAGCTTCAGCTCGGCCTCGATGTCATGCGCCCATTCGGCGGAAAAACTCTCCCAGGCCAGCACATCCACGCCGCGCGGCCCCAGCAGGCTCCAGAGCGCCATCTCGACCGCGCCGGTATCCGAAGCGGGCACGATGCCCAGCCGGTAATCCGCCGGCATACCGAGAATCGCGCGGGAGCGCGTGATCACCTCGGCGAGGCGCGATTTCGCATCGCCAGCACGATGACTGCGGCCGAGCAGGGCCGATTCCAGGCCGGCCAGCGAG from Sediminicoccus sp. KRV36 encodes the following:
- a CDS encoding acyl-CoA dehydrogenase family protein, coding for MIYSAEHEAWMDSIRRFVAEEIDPHVEDWEAAEAFPSRELFRKAGKLGLFGITKPAAFGGSGLDFTWSVAAGEALGTMQAQGVGMALSVQSDMATPALAEFGSDELRRDYLAPAIAGEHVVAIGVSEAGAGSDVASIRTTARRDGDDYVISGGKMWITNGMEADWVCLLANTSDGPPHRNKSLIILPLREGPGGRDVPGVTRQKIRKFGMWCSDTAQLFLDEVRVPARNRIGEEGRGFTYQMKQFQEERLNAAARRLAMGQLIEHVAAYLRGREAFGKPLLDNQFIQFKLAELKTEIEALRALTYRATELYVAGQDVTELASMAKLKAGRLSREVADWCMQFMGGMGYAWESWVSRAYRDYRLGSIGGGADEVMLQVIARRMGLEARPAR
- a CDS encoding phosphoserine transaminase, producing MLKPANPRFSSGPCAKRPGFSLAGLESALLGRSHRAGDAKSRLAEVITRSRAILGMPADYRLGIVPASDTGAVEMALWSLLGPRGVDVLAWESFSAEWAHDIEAELKLPDVRLLRADYGKLPELSAVDPARDCVFVWNGTTSGVRLTDGDWISDGRQGLTICDATSAAFAMELPWPKLDVVTWSWQKVLGGEAAHGMLALSPRAVARLEAHKPAWPLPKIFRLTKGGKLIEGIFKGDTINTPSMLCVEDALDGLRWAEGIGGLKGLIARTEGNLATIAGWVAQSDWARFLAEVPATRSCTSVCLRIVAPWFTALDHAAQAKAAARLSAILEAEGVALDAASYRDAPPGLRIWCGATVEQADVAALLPWLDQAFARVTAEFSA